A genomic segment from Dermacentor albipictus isolate Rhodes 1998 colony unplaced genomic scaffold, USDA_Dalb.pri_finalv2 scaffold_34, whole genome shotgun sequence encodes:
- the LOC135921213 gene encoding uncharacterized protein isoform X2 produces the protein MAGKDAAFSGRIWDPSGAGGESSLAPFRSGNDRDITASSVADAGATASSGTAASSCVVARSLSCSATEWTLLEFARHLHHEVPLHFASAEAVLEILQPAETFFSSLGVDMSRPCTYPHDGRCWMHCYQNAWNEFLNNHGQELLGSPAGLTLRTLRVPGRVSVDPESTLLSLCIVLWLLYQHRCITSATLSAGVIVPRHISIFYRLLLFHEGYVSVHADDSEPAGAWNCHVLDALHRTRHLQVFHVSALHLGERECDGLCALLGRNPHLSVLVLRRVTVDSTATANFFSGLKVLKALERLEFEAAAGEQSECEEIVTILLQTTVRWLNLTVACNMTEFFKQLARNEMLQELELGHPVSEVESFRSLASSLAVNQSLRCLKVAVNMNHNAAYEDFCDALSKLVRNNRRLEVLDLSGSTLHDSQAAKALSDALCRNCTLDRLYLHECDLTCTDVLLILDGLKENGSLRELCFGLVSDTPSVRASVYDSIVRQGLVNRVTFVWRDDEVPLLAERLECCLSLRKLYFSAEDAWPEDVGNFLKILPEFHSTLDTLHIHAPGVITTDGARCLSSLFELSTALHKVAVIYETTQESSLALLEGLASSNSITFFAFGRWYLGGMVSVAFRTALMNNMSLLQLDVHKSDGERVPSEFKNMLPDVVFTSKSLVTVRHFRDHEEVNEGMTDVIVRSTLRTNEMALRDTLDVILQKKLAAQAAYAYHKLRFCDDQGSCCPNVGCTSRRTNRLLEMYHSMRHSLRRLRLQYDSVPDPNPERNPRAEFEELYLQCLNQVKKRVCASTTL, from the coding sequence TCCTGCTCAGCAACAGAGTGGACGCTTCTCGAGTTCGCCAGACATCTGCATCATGAAGTGCCACTGCATTTTGCGAGCGCAGAAGCTGTTCTGGAGATCCTCCAACCCGCAGAGACGTTCTTTTCCTCATTGGGCGTGGACATGTCACGGCCCTGCACCTACCCACACGATGGCCGTTGTTGGATGCACTGCTACCAGAATGCTTGGAATGAATTCCTGAATAATCATGGTCAAGAGCTGCTGGGGAGTCCCGCAGGCCTGACCCTGCGTACGCTGCGTGTCCCAGGACGCGTTAGTGTCGACCCTGAGAGCACGTTGCTTTCTCTGTGTATTGTCCTCTGGTTGCTCTACCAGCACCGTTGTATCACGTCGGCCACCCTCAGCGCCGGCGTCATAGTTCCACGCCATATTTCCATTTTCTACAGGCTGCTGCTTTTCCACGAAGGCTACGTTAGCGTACACGCAGACGATTCAGAACCTGCAGGTGCTTGGAATTGTCACGTGCTTGATGCTCTCCATCGCACTAGACACCTGCAGGTATTCCACGTGTCAGCGCTCCATCTCGGCGAACGCGAGTGCGACGGCCTTTGTGCTCTCCTCGGGAGGAATCCGCACCTCTCCGTTCTGGTCCTTCGTAGAGTGACTGTTGACTCCACAGCTACTGCTAACTTCTTCAGCGGGTTGAAGGTCCTCAAGGCACTCGAACGACTCGAGTTCGAGGCGGCAGCGGGTGAACAAAGCGAGTGTGAGGAGATCGTCACTATACTGCTTCAAACGACCGTGCGGTGGCTCAACCTAACTGTTGCGTGTAACATGACCGAATTTTTCAAGCAGCTCGCCCGAAATGAAATGTTGCAGGAGCTAGAGTTAGGCCACCCAGTTTCAGAAGTGGAATCTTTTCGGTCGCTGGCATCGTCGCTTGCGGTGAACCAAAGCTTAAGGTGTCTCAAAGTGGCGGTCAACATGAATCATAACGCGGCTTACGAGGACTTCTGTGACGCACTTTCTAAACTTGTCCGGAACAATAGAAGACTGGAAGTTTTGGACCTTTCAGGTTCTACGCTTCATGACAGCCAGGCTGCGAAAGCGCTCAGCGATGCACTGTGTCGTAATTGCACACTCGATCGATTGTATTTGCACGAGTGCGATTTGACTTGCACCGATGTCCTTCTCATTTTGGACGGTctaaaagagaacggttctctgAGAGAGTTGTGTTTTGGTCTAGTGAGTGACACGCCATCTGTACGGGCGTCTGTGTATGATAGCATTGTGCGACAGGGGCTTGTCAACCGCGTGACCTTCGTGTGGAGAGACGATGAGGTTCCGCTTCTCGCCGAGCGCCTCGAGTGCTGTCTTTCACTGCGGAAGCTTTATTTCAGCGCCGAAGACGCCTGGCCCGAAGATGTCGGCAATTTCCTTAAAATCCTGCCCGAGTTCCACAGTACTCTGGACACCTTGCATATTCACGCTCCGGGAGTGATCACCACGGATGGGGCCCGCTGCCTCTCTTCACTCTTCGAGCTCAGTACGGCGCTTCACAAGGTGGCCGTAATTTATGAAACAACTCAGGAGTCCTCGTTAGCATTACTCGAAGGTCTTGCGAGCTCCAACTCTATTACCTTCTTCGCATTCGGGCGCTGGTACCTCGGAGGAATGGTGTCCGTGGCCTTCCGCACTGCCCTAATGAATAACATGAGCCTCCTGCAACTCGATGTCCACAAGTCCGACGGCGAACGCGTGCCCTCGGAGTTTAAAAACATGTTGCCAGATGTAGTGTTCACAAGCAAGAGCCTTGTGACCGTGCGCCACTTCCGTGACCACGAGGAAGTGAACGAGGGGATGACTGATGTCATCGTTCGGTCAACGCTGCGAACAAATGAGATGGCTCTGCGCGACACGCTCGACGTCATCCTGCAGAAGAAACTGGCAGCGCAGGCGGCGTACGCGTACCACAAGTTGCGCTTCTGCGACGACCAGGGTTCCTGCTGTCCCAATGTAGGTTGCACATCGCGTCGGACCAACCGCCTCCTAGAAATGTACCACTCGATGAGGCACTCCCTACGCCGCTTGCGCCTACAGTACGACTCCGTGCCCGACCCGAATCCGGAAAGAAACCCACGTGCCGAGTTCGAAGAACTGTACCTGCAGTGCTTGAACCAGGTTAAGAAGCGTGTGTGCGCTTCGACAACACTTTAA